The following nucleotide sequence is from Lacinutrix sp. Hel_I_90.
GTCGGTGGTATTATTGCCTTTCAATTTTTAACACCTCATGCCCCACAAGTGCATCCAGATGTTGTTGACCAATTACAAGGCTTAGGTATTACTAGTACCAACACCTCCTTTTTGCCAACAGAGCTATTTAGTTTAGAAAGTTTGCTAACCCTTAAAGGGTTTTCCATCTTACTTATTGGAGGATTCCTGGTTGGTTTTGGTGCGCGCTATGCAGGAGGTTGTACTTCTGGTCATGCGATTTCAGGGATTAGTGATTTGCAGTTACCATCGCTAATAGCGGTTATTGGTTTCTTTATTGGCGGCTTAGTTATGATTCATTTAATTTTTCCAATTATATTTTAATATGCGACAGTTTTTATCATTTTTCAGTATCGGTTTATTATTAGGCGTGCTATTTATAAAATCGGAAGTCGCTTCTTGGTTTCGTATTTATGAGATGTTTCAGTTTAAAAGCTTTCACATGTATGGCATAATAGGTTCGGCTATTGTCCTAGGAATCATTATCACTACCTATTTTAAATATACTCAAGCAAAAGATTTTAGCGGAAAGGACATCATTATTGAACCAAAAGATAAAGGGTTCACTCGTTATATGGTTGGGGGTATTATTTTTGGTTTAGGTTGGGCTTTGGCTGGTGCATGCCCAGGGCCCATGTATGTGTTGCTAGGATCCGGATTTATTAGCAGCATTTTAGTGTTAATTTTTGGAGCGCTTTTGGGAACCTTTGCTTATGGTTTGTTAAGAAAAAAATTACCTCATTAATATTTTTAGGCATTTTATCCTGCACGTTTTTAAGAACCTTGAAGGTAGTACGCTATAGGATTTAAAATAGGTTTTGCGATTTGCCGTTAAACCTTCCGCTTGCTTCTTCAAAAAAAACATCTGCCTTCAATTAAATGAAGTAACGGGGATTTTGATAGTATAAATGAGTACTACAGATCTGGGGATGTATAGCTCTTTTTAAAAAAAGAGCATGATTTTTTTAATCAAAAGAAAGCGGATTTAGTCAGCTCTAAAATTATTTTTTGTCAATTTCTTGTAACATTTTAAAAGATTGAACGTCATATAAGTATCAATCATCAAATCGCTACAATCATGAAAGAAGAGAGACAATTATTAGTCGTAACCCATTTAAGTCAGTTGCTAACAGTCCTCACAGGCTTTGGCGGTTTAATTGTACCATTAATTATTTGGTTAAGCAAACGGAATGAATCGTACCAGTTAGATGAACATGGAAAAAACATCATCAATTTTCAATTAAGTTTAATTGTAAACTGTATCATCTGTATTCCTCTAATCTTATTTTTTGGTTTAGGCTTGTTAGGCTTCCTTGTTTTAGGTGTTGTTTCGGTCTTATTCCCCATTGTAAATGCGATTAAAGCCAGTCATGGTGAAAACCCAAAATATCCTTTATCTTTTAATTTTATTAGTTAGTGTTTTCCTGCGAATGCAGAAATCTCACGAGTTGGTTTTATTAGTTAGTTATAATTAATTAAGAGATAAAAGGTAAACGCGTACTGAAAAGTACGCGTTTTTTAGTTCCTAATAGTTTGTTGTTTTTTTTATGACGCCTTGGATTCCTAGTAGATTTACTTAAACGAATAATACCGTATAAGTACCTGTTTTTATATCTATTTAAGTTATTAATTTTATCAATTATTAATAGTATCAAAACAAACTAGGATATATGACTACAGTAATAGATTCCAATATTAAAAAACCAGTTAGAAGCAATGCTGTTGATACTTCAAAATCAGGAATATCTCAGGATATTATTGATGAATTAAGTACTGAGATTAATAATATGTTATCCTTCGCTGTCTATAACGGTATCATAATTAATACAGATATAAACACATTAATTCAAAACAGTACAGTTGATGATTTAATTAATGCTCACAATCTCTTATGTAAAAATGTAGCACCAGCGACACCAAAATCTATTGAGTTTACTAAAAAACTGCATCAGGAAGGTGAAAATAAATCGCTTATAAATAAGTTACCATTGGTTAGAAACTTAATCATTTTAGCCGTTATGTTTTTAGTTATTTTTATAGTTACAGGCATTTCACCTGATGTTAATAATAATTCTTTAGATAAAGGAATTATGAATAATCAAGGGCTTTCACTACTGTTAAATCTTGGTTACTTGGCATCGGTTTCAGGATTGGGTGTCTTATTCTATTTGTTGAAAGACGTGAGTACTGCCGTTAAAAAGGGCATTTTACTTCCGGAAGAGTCTATAGAATATATGGCACAAATTGTCTTAGGAATTATTGCTGGTTTAATTTTAGCCGAAGTACTCTCACTCTATTTAACAGACCCTAATCACATAAACTTGTTTAATAAAAGTATACTAGCATTAATTGGAGGCTTTTCTTCTGATGCTATTTTTAGCATTTTACAAGGTGTTATAAACAGAATTAAATCAATTTTTATTCCTGTTAATTCTTAAAACTAAAATCGAGTATGAAAAATATAAGTTATGTAATAGTGTGTATTTGCAGTCTACTCTTTTTAGGATGCGCTTCTATACCACCCACAACAGTCACCCTAACTCAAGAAATAATAAAAGAGGCTGATGAAATGCACCAACTAAATATTATTTTAGTCAATCAGCTTTTCGAAGAAAGAAAGCAGGTTATTAATGCGTTTATAACAAACGAATATACGCCTACTATAATAAAAAAATACGAAGCACTATTACCTGATAGTTTAGATTATAAAAAGGCGCTTCCTAACATTATGAAAAGTGTTATTCCAGTAATCAATAGGAAAAAAGATTCGCTTCAAAATGTTCTGAGCGACCAGCAACAGAACATAATAACCAGTTTAAATACTAATTATGTGAGCTATAGTAAAGCAACAATAGCCTTACAGCAATTAATTAATTCTGCGGTAAAACTTAAAAAAGCTGAAAATAATGCTTTATCTTCTATACAAGACTTAACAGGAGATTCTGTAGATGTAAAAAAAGTAGAAAGCACAATAGATGGTTTATTGATTAAGACTGGAACCGATATGAGTAAGCTATTAGAAGTGAATAACATTTTGAAACTAAATTAAAACGAGAACATTATGGCAGATATCAATTGGAATGATTTAGCAGAAAATGCAGCTTCGCAAACCGATGCAGAACTCAATACACAAATGGCAAGTTTAACAAGCTTGAACGTTTCAGAAATTAATGATTTTATAACTCAAAGTAAAATTACTAATGCAAATGCTATAAAAGTATTACAGGAAATACATAATGCAACGAGCTCTAATGATCAAAAAGCATCAGCAATTTCTAATATAAATAATGGTGTAGGCTTTTTAATTCGTTTAGTGTCTAAAGTCGTGTAAGTCTAAAACAAGGTGTACTTAAACCTTTAATTCAAACAGGCTTTACATTACCTTATTTTGATAATGTTAGGCTCTAATTTTGGGATTTGCAGCGATACAGTGTATATAAACAACAGCAGCATTGTTTCGCTCTTCCCAAATTGATGACTCGAAAAGTAATAATAAATGCAAAAATAACGCAGTCATTAATCACTGTTTTAAAAACCTTGTTTGCATTCATTTCTATTGCAATATGAATAGACAGCATTTGGTTGATGTACCGTAAAACGTTTCTTTAAGTTGGTTATAAGGTTAGCCTACCCTTCGAATAACGTTTTTTTTTTGATGCTATTTATCATGTTCATTGATTACTTCATTGAAAAAAAGCCTGACAGCCCAGTAACTTCAATACGTTCGTTTATTATTCAAAACAAAAAAACCACAACGCTATAAGAATTGTGGCTTTTTAAAAATCTTTTTTAGGACTAACGCTGCTCGTTTTCTAAGAATTTAGCATCACTGGCATCACCAACATAGTCACATGCTCACCTTCATCTAAACCATCTACTGGTGTTAAAATTCCTGCTCTGTTAGGCATACTCATTTCCAATTGTACGTCTGTAGCGTTTAGGTTATTCAACATTTCCGTTAAAAAACGAGAATTAAAGCCTATTTGCATATCATCTCCCTGATAATCACAGGTTAATCGTTCTTCTGCTTTGTTACTATAATCAATATCTTCTGCAGAGATATTCAATTCAGCACCCGCAATTTTTAAACGAATTTGATGTGTTGTTTTGTTTGAGAAAATACTCACACGCTTTACAGAGTTTAAAAACTGTGTACGGTCAATAGTAAGTTTATTCGGATTCTCTTTAGGGATTACCGCTTCGTAATTAGGATATTTCCCATCTATTAAACGACAAATTAAAATCGTATTCTCAAATGTAAATTTCGCATTAGAATCGTTGTACTCAATCGTTACATTTTCATCACTTGCCGCTAAAATGCCTTTAAGTAATGTTAAGGGTTTCTTTGGCATAATAAACTCTGCAACTTGAGAGGCACTTACATCTTCACGCGTATACTTTACTAATTTGTGAGCGTCTGTTGCTACAAAAGTTAAATTATCTGTAGAAAACTGAAAAAAGACACCACTCATTACAGGTCTTAAATCATCGTTTCCAGCAGCAAAAATAGTTTTGCTAATTGCCGTTGCTAAAATATGACCTGCAATGGTTGTAGCACTAGGATCTTCAAGTGCTACCGCTTTTGGAAACTCAGCACCATCGGCATAAGCCAATGCGTATTTACCATGATTAGAATTAATTTCAACGATGTTATTATCTTCAATAGTAAACGTTAAGGGCTGCTCAGGAAAGGTTTTTAAAGTATCTAATAATAGACGCGCAGGAATTGCAACACTTCCTTTACTATCACTTTCTATCTCTAAAGTTGAAGACATTGTTGTTTCTAAATCACTAGCCGAAACGGTTAATGCGTTATTATCAATATCGAAAAGGAAATTGTCTAAAATTGGTAAGGTGTTTGAACTGTTTATGACACCGCCTAAAACTTGTAATTGCTTGAGTAAATAAGTACTTGAAACTATAAACTTCATTTTGTTTTTTATGTTTTTTTAGATGTAAAATAGTGCATTCTTTTTGAGGTTATAGTTAAAAAATAAGCTTAAATTAATGACTAGTTATTATCTGTTTTTTTGGTCGTTTAATTCTGAATAATTAATTACTACAAATATATTGTTTAACAGCCTAAAACTGAAACAAACTTATTAACAGCCTGTTTACCCAAAAGCTAAAAATTTAGACTGTTTTCTTTGCATATTTTTTCTTTCGGTAGACGTTAAATAGAAATCCAAAAAGCCCTAAAAGCAAGAGCGGAAGGACAATATTGATGATTTGCCATTTTGCTTTTTCTTCCGTAATTTTTAATTGATCTAAAAAGGCCACTTTCACTTCTTTTGTGCGAATGTTTATAAGTCCGTCGTCATCCAAGAGATAATTCACGGCATTGAGTAAAAATTCTTTGTTTCCAAAAACTTGACCTGTACTACGATCAAACCCTAATTCTTCGGGACCATTGCGACCAATGCGGTTTTTTATAATATCGCCATCACCAATTACAATCATCTTTGTCGCAGGACTTTTCGTTTTATCCTCTAATGCCTTTATTGGTTTTACGCGATTATTATAAACCGAAGTAAATTCACCTTCTAATAAAACGGCTAAGGTTTGCTCTCCTTTAGTAAAGGCCTTTGGGTCTTGCTCTTTTAGTGCGGCTTCTAAACTAATCTCCCGAGGGGTGCCTTCTAATCTGCTTAACGGGCCGCTTTGTAATAATATGGTTTTTTTTATGTCATTTTTTAAAGTGTCTAGCGGACTGGCGAAATCAAACTTCAGGAAATTCAAATTATTCACTATGGGGTGTTTACTATCACTTTTTGCAAGTGGAGAGTAGGTCCAAGGAAACTGTTGAAAACGCGATTCACTGCCGCTACCAGACGCTAAAGTAATAGGAGCAGAGTACATAGAACTTACTAATAATGCATTGATACGCACCCCATATTTAAAAAAGAAATCCGTTAAATTTAAATCTCTGGGTACCGCAATATTCTTACCCGCTTCGTTAAATAAGCTGTCTTGATCCATGGCTATAGCGTCAACCAGCCATAGACTTTTACCACCATGCATGGTGTATTGATCAAGTACATATTTTTCTTCCTCGGTAAATGCCTCTGTTGGTTTCGCGGCAATGATTAAATCGTAAGTGTTTAGTGATTTAGATGTTTTTTGAGGGTTAGTAGCCACACTATCTAAAGTAAACGGGGCAATAAAATAGTATTGCCCTAGTGTTTTAAGGAAATCGGCAACATTTTCATCCGGCAACTCACTATTTCCTTTTAAAATGGCGATTTTACGACGTTTCGGATTCACCAATTTACTAAAACCTGCTGCAAAGGCATATTCTAAATGTTGCACAGAATTGGTAACCAGCTCCTGTTGTGTGGCTCCAATCTTATTTTTTACCAACGAAATTTTTACGGTTTGGTCGTTATAACTCGCCAAAGCCCAAGGGAAAATAACCGTTTGCGATTGTTTTCCATTTTCCTGAACACTCATTTGCATGGGTGTTAAACCGCGCTGGTTGAGCTGTTGTATGTTTTGATTGCGCGTGGCTTCGTCTTCTATAGGGTTGATGAAATTAAAAGTAATATTGTTGTTATAAGCAGAAAACTCTTCTAATAATTGTCTGGTTTCGGTTTGCAGTCTTCTAAATTCTGAAGGAAAATCGGCGCCTTCTAAAAACACATCAATCACTATGGGCGATGCAACCCCTTTAACCACTTGTAAAGAAGCGTCGTTTAATGTGTAACGTTGATCTGAAGTTAAGTCGAAACGTTTATAAACCTTTTGGGCCAAAATATTAATTAATAATAAGCCTATGACTAAGATGACAATATGTTGGATGGATTTATTCAAATTTTTTCTCAAGTTGATAGGTTTCTAAGGTAACTACAGTGTCATTTTTAAACATAATTTCTATACACTCTTGCTGTTTGTTAAAAGCACCAGGTTTAAAGCCCATATTATAATTCCATTGGTTTTTTGAATTAGCTTTAATACTATCATCCCAGCCATACCAGCCGGCAGCACCAAAATCGCTTTCAATCTCTGCTTTCGTTTTCCCTATGAGTTGATTATTGTTATTTAATTGCGCCATCATTTCAAAACGTAATTCAGGATTCGCCTTCCAGTTTTCTGCATTAAAATATTTTTGATGATGGTAACTAGAAAAGATATTAAAAATGGGATAAAAGAGATAAAAATAAAGTAGAGGTGTAGCAAGAGTACTTAATAGTAAAAGAAGCCATTTATTAGTTTCAATAGTTTTTATAAATAACCAGGCTAGGATAAAAATAATAACAAAGGATAGGACTAAAACAGGAGTAATAACCATAATTATTGTTTTTTTATGTTGAATTTAGTTAACATAATAAATAAAAAAGTAACACTTAAAAAATAAACACAATCTCTAGTGTCTAACACACCACGACTCATGCTTTTGTAATGTGTACTCATTCCTAGTTGTTCTACAAAAGGAGCAGTAAAATCTGCGACACCTTCAAAACCAACATAGAAGAAAAAGCATAAAAATACAGCGATGATAAAGGCTACAATTTGATTGTCGCTCAACGTAGAGGAAAAGATGCCAATAGCGGTATAAGCTGCCACTAAAAACAATAACCCCAAATAAGAACCAAGAGTACTTCCAAAATCTAAATTTCCCACAGGATCCCCTAAGGCATTAATTGTATAAACATAGAGCAGTGTAGGAATTAAAGCCAAAAGAATAAGTGTAAAAGCACCAAAATATTTTCCAAGTACAATTTGCAAATGAGAAATTGGTTTGGTAAGCAATAGCTCTAAAGTACCTTGTTTTTTTTCATCACTAAAACTGCGCATGGTCACAGCAGGAATTAAAAAAATAAGAATCCAAGGTGCTAATAAAAAGAAGGCTGATAAATCGGCGAAGCCATAATCTAATAGGTTGAACTCGCCTTTAAATAGCCAGAGGAATAGGCCGTTTAGCAATAAAAAAATGGCAATCACCAAATAACCAATGGGTGAAGCGAAAAAGGAATTGATTTCTTTTTTTAAAATAGCAAACATGCAATATATAATTTTAAGTGACGCTTAATTTTCGAATCATTCTAGATAAAACTTTAGGAAAAAACCGTTTGGCATAAATACCTAATTTTTCCTTAAAACCAGCAATATAAACTTCTTGTCTCTTTTTTAGGATTGCTTTGGCCATTAATTTAGCAAAATAGTCTGGCGCAATACCATTTTTGGTAGCTTTATCCATAGATTGTTGGGCAGTGCCATCACCAGTTAACGCATGTATAGACACATTGGTATTAACAAAACCTGGACATACTAAAGTTACGGCAATGTTGTCACTATGCTGTTCTGCTCTTAAACTATCAAAAAAGCCATGTAAAGCATGCTTACTTGCAGCATAACTTGATCTTAATGGCGTGCCTATTTTTCCAACAATACTCGTGGTTACTACAAAGTGACCCGATTGGTTTTTAATAAAATGCGGTAAAAGTAATTTGGTTAAAGCCACGGTACCTAAATAATTAATAGCCATTAAGCGTTTATCTACAGCAATGCTCGTGTCTTTGGCTAAGGCACGCTGGCTAATACCGCCATTATTTACTAAAATGTCAATGGTTCCAAACATCGAAATAGCCGCATCTACTTTTGGTTGTAAGTTATTATAGTCTTCTAAATCTAAAGGGATCAATTTTAGGTTCTCCGGGTTTTTGCATAAGTCTTTCACCGCTCTCAAAGCGTCAAGATTTCGTGAAGATAAAATGAGCTTAGCACCTTGATTAGCTAATTCTATAGCTAAGTGCTTTCCAATACCAGAAGAAGCGCCAGTAATCCAAACGACTTTGTTAGTAAATTTCATCACGTAATTTTAATAATTTTTGTTTCTTCTTTCATTACCAGAAACGCAGTCACGTTGTAAACTATTTTATGTTGCCTTATAGTTATAACATTAGCCTTTCAAATAAATAAATTTGTCTTGCCATAGCATCATGGGGTCTGTTTTCTCTTCTCTAAAAATAGTTCTAAAAAGCAAAAGCAAACAGCGACTAACATTACTGCAAGCTTGTTAACTTATCCACACTCCAGGCCTCTGGTTTTCCATTAAACATGGGTTTTGTTTGTGCCCAAACGCCTTTAAATAGTTCAGAATGTCTGTAATTTTCTAAATCACGTTCTGTATTCCAGTAACTATAGGTAAAAAAAACAGTAGTATGGTCTTTGTCACGATACAACTCAAGCAGTTGGCACCCTTCAAAATCCCGTATTTTCTGTTTTACAACTTCAAAATTGCTCAGGAATTTTTCAATGTTTTCTTCAGCGAAAGTCATTTTTACGATTCTTACTAGCATATCTTTAAACTCTATTTTTTGTTTCCGTGAAAGCGGACCTATAATTATATTCTAAATCTCAAGAGGTTAATGTGACCCATTCAAAGCTGACTACTATTTACTTCGCGAAATTAATAGTCACAGTATCCCGCAATTTTAATCCCATTAACGAACTCGCACCTCCAACATCACCAGTGTTTCCTTTATAAATAGCAATTTCTAAATACTGCGATGAGTTAAAAACGACTAAGCCGCGACCTTCATCATTTCTATTTTCTTCAGGAATATCAAAATTAATAATATCACTGTATTTAGAGTGTATCTTTTTAAACTTGTGGCTTCTAGCCGAAACTTCAAAGGCACGGCCTTTCTGAACCCCTTCAAAAAATGCTTTTTTAATATTGGTAATCACGTTTCCGTAATTATCTACATAAATAATGCTACCTATAATCTGGGTCTTTTCATCATTAACATAAGGGACTACATTTTTTATTGGCTTTATAGTGGTAATTGGTTTTCCTATAATGCCTAAAGCACCACCACGCGCAATGTGGCAAGCTACTTTTACAAAGACATCAAGAACAGGAAAACTGGTTTCAATCTTCTCATGAATATTGATTTCTACAATTTGTTCCGGAGCAATTTCAGAGCAAATCATACTCATAATACCGTTATTAGCACACACAAAATAATGGCCATCAAGCTTGATAGCAATATGCTTGTTCTCTTGGTTAATTTCAGAATCAATACCAATGATATGTATTGTGCCTTCCGGAAAACAACTGTAGGCATTTTGAATGATGTAAGCCGCCTCAGGAATGTTAAATGGAGAAACAGAGTGTGAGATATCAACAATTCTTACCTCGGGTAATTCAGTATAAATAGCACCCTTAATCGCACCAGCAAAGTGATCTTTCTCACCAAAGTCTGTAGTTAGTGTGATAATGGCCATTTAGTAATTGTTGATATTTTTTTGAGTTTAATTGAATATAATTTGTGGAACTTTACTAAGTTTAATGCACAGAACAAATCTAATAAAACTGAAGAGATAAATTAAATAAAATCACCTGCCATTTGAATGAAATCGTAATTGAACTTGAAGAAATCACACCTAAAGAATTTTTTGGTGCTGGTAATGAAAATATCGAACTGTTAAAAAGATACTTTCCTAAACTAAAAATAGTCGCTCGAGGCAACAAAATCAAGGCTTTCGGGGAAGAAGAGCTCTTAGAAGAATTCGACCGGAGACTCACCATGCTCCTTAAACATTTCGCGAAATACAATAAGCTGGACGAAAATGCGATAGAACGTGTACTCACGAGTCAGAGTAGTGATGATTATGAAACCTCTGAAAAAAGTGGTGAAATCATTGTACATGGTTTTAATGGTAAGTTAATAAAGGCGCAAACGGCTAACCAGCGCAAATTAGTAGAGCTTATGCGCGAAAATGATATGGTTTTTGCCATAGGTCCGGCGGGAACAGGTAAAACCTATACTGGTGTCGCATTGGCAGTTCAGGCATTAAAAAGCAAAGCCGTAAAGCGCATTATATTAACGCGCCCGGCCGTGGAAGCTGGTGAAAACCTTGGTTTTCTACCTGGCGATTTAAAGGAAAAATTAGATCCCTACATGCAACCCCTGTATGATGCCTTGCGCGATATGATTGCTCCAGAAAAATTAACGCAATACATAGAAAACGGAATCATTCAAATTGCTCCGCTGGCTTTTATGCGTGGGCGTACATTAGATAATGCATTTGTGATTTTAGATGAAGGTCAAAACACCACACACGCGCAAATGAAGATGTTTTTAACGCGTATGGGAAAGAATGCAAAGTTTTTATTAACCGGCGACCCAGGGCAAATAGATTTACCACGACGTACTATTTCAGGACTTAAAGAGGCCCTTTTGGTACTTAAAGATATTGACGGCATTGGGATGGTTTTTCTAGATGATAAAGATGTCATTCGACATAAATTAGTAAAAAAGGTCATCGCAGCATACAGAAATATTGAAAATGCAGAGGCGTAATTTTTTTTAGAAGCCAGGAACCTGCTCTCGGCAGTCGCTATCAGAGATGAGCTCCAACAAAGCCTCCATCAGGGCTAGGGCTTTTGGTTTCAGTTTTATAATAAATAAGGCATCGCTGGTTTAATTTAAAATGTAACAAAAAACAAAAAGTATAGCGTCATTGCGAGACAAATTAATAAATTTGTTGCGGCAATTTGCCAAATAAAATAATGCGATGATTCGGGCGATGCGCTCCTCGTGATACCCTACTATTAAAAACGAATGAATAATACAATAACAGATTCAAATTTTAACTTCCCAGGACAAAAAAGCGTCTATAAAGGAAAAGTAAGAGCCGTATACAACATCAACGATAAAGAATTGGTCATGGTTGCTACCGATAGGCTTAGTGCTTTCGATGTCGTGATGCCAAAGGGAATTCCCTATAAAGGACAAATATTAAATCAGATAGCGACTAAGTTTATGGCGCAAACTGAAGATATAGTACCTAATTGGCTTACCGCAACACCAGATCCCAATGTGGCTGTAGGGCATTTATGTGTGCCTTTTAAAGTAGAAATGGTTATTCGTGGTTATATGAGTGGCCATGCTGCTCGAGAATATAAAGCAGGAAAAAGAATGCTTTGTGGTGTCGCGATGCCTGAGGGGATGAAAGAAAACGATAAGTTTCCTTCGCCAATTATCACACCGGCAACAAAAGCAGAAATGGGAGATCATGACGAAGACATTTCACGTGAAGACATTATAAAAAAAGGCATTGTAAGTGAAGCAGATTATTTAGTACTTGAAGATTACACTCGAAAATTATTTGAACGTGGCACAGAAATCGCAGCATCACGTGGTTTAATCTTAGTAGATACCAAATACGAATTTGGGAAAACGAAAGCAGGGAAAATAGTTTTGATTGATGAAATCCACACGCCAGATTCTTCACGTTATTTTTATGAAGAAGGGTACCAAGAGCGACAGGATAAAGGTGAAGCCCAAAAGCAGTTGTCTAAAGAGTTTGTAAGACAATGGCTAATCGCTAACGATTTTCAAGGTTTAGAAGGACAAACCGTGCCTTTTATGAGCGATGAGTACATACAAACCGTTAGTGAACGTTATATTGAACTCTATGAGAAAATTATGGGTGAACCATTCGTAAAAGCAGAGGTCTCTAATATTCATGAGCGTATTCAAAAGAATGTGGAAGCGTATTTACTAGCGAAATAAAACACTTATAACTTTAAACAGATAGACCTTTCGTTAGAGAGGTCTTTTTTGTTTTAATACTAGTTTTGATTGCCAACAACGCAGAGTAAAACTCCTGCCGTTACGGCGTTATTCGTTTAAAGAAAGCGCGTATTTTTTTGTAGAAATAAGTGTTCGTTTTAACATAATAAAAGGAGATCAAACAAACGACAATCATAAAAACGACCGCACCAAAAATAGCTTGTGTAGGTGTTAAAGCTCTGTAAAAAAAGTGCTTTAAACTTATGCCTGTAAAACTGCCATAAATAATTATAAAATGAATGACGTAAATAGACAAGGTTTTCTGTCCGATTTTAGTAATAATGGCTTGCTTTAAATAGCGCTCAAAGGTGTAGAAAATGCCGAATAGAACAAGTACATTGCCCAATCTTTTAAAGAGGTAATTATAATCGGCACTACGCGTTAATAACGGTAAATCAAAACACGCATCTAAAAGGCGTAAAGTGGGTGAGGATAAAAAGATTAAAAACACACCAACGATTAAAAATCCAGCAATTTTAAACTGCTTATAGTTGTTTTTATTACCGAACTCAGAAAATAATATAGCAATAAATCCGCCAAAACAAACATAGCCAAACCATGGCAATATGGTAAATACAGAGCCATGTTGTAAACTAAAATAATTAGAAAAGAGTACAGGCAGGCTTTCAATCTGTAAATTACGATACAGCGGTTCTGAAACAAACATGCTAAAGCCAAGAACTAAAAATACAACAGCTAAAACCCATTGACTCTTAAAAGTAATTAAATAAAGTAGGATAAGAAGTAGTAATGAAACGCCAATACATTGTAAAACATCAACTTGTAAAAAGTTAAGGTTTACTTCTCCATACATCAGGCTTATAAAAGAAAACCGTAGTGCATAGCCAATAATAATAAGTAATATGCCACGTTGAAATCCTTTTTTTATACGCGTATTTTCAGTTCCTTTTTCTTTTGCCTTTAATAACAAAAAGACGAAAACTAATCCTGTAATCGTGAAAAACGTGGGTGCAGTAATGCCTCTAAAATACGACCAAACAGTATAGGCCATGTTGTTAGGGTCTCTATAAATGGGGTTTAAAAGTGTATCAATAAAATGACCTTGTAACATCATTAAGATTGCAAAGGCCCTAACGGCGTCTAGAAAAAAGAGTCTTTTTGCTTTCAATATAAAAAATAGTTGGTTTAGCAAAGATAACAGAATAGCTTACATATAAAAAAATTGACTGCTTGTGTACTAAAAATCAAGGAAAA
It contains:
- a CDS encoding YeeE/YedE family protein, with the translated sequence MELIYNTWPWYVAGPLIALVMFLLLKMGKKFGMSSNLRAMCSIGGAGKFSDFFKYDWKSSKWNLYVVAGVIVGGIIAFQFLTPHAPQVHPDVVDQLQGLGITSTNTSFLPTELFSLESLLTLKGFSILLIGGFLVGFGARYAGGCTSGHAISGISDLQLPSLIAVIGFFIGGLVMIHLIFPIIF
- a CDS encoding DUF6691 family protein, coding for MRQFLSFFSIGLLLGVLFIKSEVASWFRIYEMFQFKSFHMYGIIGSAIVLGIIITTYFKYTQAKDFSGKDIIIEPKDKGFTRYMVGGIIFGLGWALAGACPGPMYVLLGSGFISSILVLIFGALLGTFAYGLLRKKLPH
- a CDS encoding DUF4870 domain-containing protein, coding for MKEERQLLVVTHLSQLLTVLTGFGGLIVPLIIWLSKRNESYQLDEHGKNIINFQLSLIVNCIICIPLILFFGLGLLGFLVLGVVSVLFPIVNAIKASHGENPKYPLSFNFIS
- the dnaN gene encoding DNA polymerase III subunit beta, which translates into the protein MKFIVSSTYLLKQLQVLGGVINSSNTLPILDNFLFDIDNNALTVSASDLETTMSSTLEIESDSKGSVAIPARLLLDTLKTFPEQPLTFTIEDNNIVEINSNHGKYALAYADGAEFPKAVALEDPSATTIAGHILATAISKTIFAAGNDDLRPVMSGVFFQFSTDNLTFVATDAHKLVKYTREDVSASQVAEFIMPKKPLTLLKGILAASDENVTIEYNDSNAKFTFENTILICRLIDGKYPNYEAVIPKENPNKLTIDRTQFLNSVKRVSIFSNKTTHQIRLKIAGAELNISAEDIDYSNKAEERLTCDYQGDDMQIGFNSRFLTEMLNNLNATDVQLEMSMPNRAGILTPVDGLDEGEHVTMLVMPVMLNS
- the gldG gene encoding gliding motility-associated ABC transporter substrate-binding protein GldG; translated protein: MNKSIQHIVILVIGLLLINILAQKVYKRFDLTSDQRYTLNDASLQVVKGVASPIVIDVFLEGADFPSEFRRLQTETRQLLEEFSAYNNNITFNFINPIEDEATRNQNIQQLNQRGLTPMQMSVQENGKQSQTVIFPWALASYNDQTVKISLVKNKIGATQQELVTNSVQHLEYAFAAGFSKLVNPKRRKIAILKGNSELPDENVADFLKTLGQYYFIAPFTLDSVATNPQKTSKSLNTYDLIIAAKPTEAFTEEEKYVLDQYTMHGGKSLWLVDAIAMDQDSLFNEAGKNIAVPRDLNLTDFFFKYGVRINALLVSSMYSAPITLASGSGSESRFQQFPWTYSPLAKSDSKHPIVNNLNFLKFDFASPLDTLKNDIKKTILLQSGPLSRLEGTPREISLEAALKEQDPKAFTKGEQTLAVLLEGEFTSVYNNRVKPIKALEDKTKSPATKMIVIGDGDIIKNRIGRNGPEELGFDRSTGQVFGNKEFLLNAVNYLLDDDGLINIRTKEVKVAFLDQLKITEEKAKWQIINIVLPLLLLGLFGFLFNVYRKKKYAKKTV
- the gldF gene encoding gliding motility-associated ABC transporter permease subunit GldF; the protein is MFAILKKEINSFFASPIGYLVIAIFLLLNGLFLWLFKGEFNLLDYGFADLSAFFLLAPWILIFLIPAVTMRSFSDEKKQGTLELLLTKPISHLQIVLGKYFGAFTLILLALIPTLLYVYTINALGDPVGNLDFGSTLGSYLGLLFLVAAYTAIGIFSSTLSDNQIVAFIIAVFLCFFFYVGFEGVADFTAPFVEQLGMSTHYKSMSRGVLDTRDCVYFLSVTFLFIMLTKFNIKKQ
- a CDS encoding SDR family oxidoreductase, whose translation is MKFTNKVVWITGASSGIGKHLAIELANQGAKLILSSRNLDALRAVKDLCKNPENLKLIPLDLEDYNNLQPKVDAAISMFGTIDILVNNGGISQRALAKDTSIAVDKRLMAINYLGTVALTKLLLPHFIKNQSGHFVVTTSIVGKIGTPLRSSYAASKHALHGFFDSLRAEQHSDNIAVTLVCPGFVNTNVSIHALTGDGTAQQSMDKATKNGIAPDYFAKLMAKAILKKRQEVYIAGFKEKLGIYAKRFFPKVLSRMIRKLSVT